The genomic region CTACAGGTatttttcgttttatttgtcttttaaattTTGCTATTGTTTCTGAAGATCTTACAGTGATGTCTAAAGAATTCCATGTTTTTACTGTGCTGGGAAGAAATGATTTTTCATATAGAGACAGACGACATCTAGGTGGTACATAATCTTGGTTATTTCTCAAGTTGTAAGTAGTATTTTCATTAACTCTGTTGGGCAAAAGGTCGTTCAAATAAGATGGCGCCATATTATAGTGCATTTTATAGAATAACAAAAGTTTTTTTCTGCTTTCGCCTTTCTAATAGTGTTTCCCACTCGGTTTCTATATATAGCGACTGTCTACTTGTAAATGAGGTTAAACCTGTGACAATTCTAGCTGCTTCTAGCTGAATTTTCTCTAACTTGTCAGTATCTGAGTTGTTACACCCATCCCATAATTCACTCGCATATTCTAGCAAGGGtcttataaatacaatatataatttagaCAAAATTTCCTTTTTCAAAGTAAATTTCAACTTACGTAAAACAGATAAGTGACGTGAGGCAGAATTAgcgatatttgaaatatgagtTTCCCACTTAGCATTTTCGTTCAACGTTACTCCTAAGTGTTTGTGTATATTACTGCAAGTCAATGTTGTgttattaaattgtaaattaatatcaattttttcAAGAGAGCCGTTGAAGATTATAACATCAGTTTTGCTTGGATTAAAATTAACTTTCCATAGTTTTGACCAATGATCTATAGCTGTTAAATCATCATTCAAATGCCGTTCTATATTCATTCTGTTATTTCCAGAGTATGAGAGagaagtatcatcagcaaacattcttgacaatgaaaataaattttcagaaatgtcgttaataaatattaaaaatagaaatggcCCTAACACCGACCCTTGTGGAACTCCAGCTTTCAAGTATCCGGTATCTGAGCTTGAGTAACCAATGACAACGAATTGATTTctgtcagttatatagtctTTTAACCAGTTATAAATATTACCTTTGAACCCATATGAATAAAGTTTTTTCAGAAGTCCACGATGCCAAACCCTATCAAAAGCCTTagaaatatcgaaaaaaaacatacaagttTGCAGTTTATTTTCCAATGATAGGCAAATGTTAtgataaatttcaattaattgtGACACAGTAGAATGACCCGGAAGAAAACCAGACTGATACTTGTATAAAAGGTTGTTATCAAAGAcaaagttatatacagtggacccgcgataatccggacgccgatagtccggaaaactcacagtccggacggaaatgcacgggaacggatttccgtaacgttatttgtactcaccagtccggaaattcggatgTTTATACACAACTCGCTCAAAAACTTTACTAACAGTGCTAAGCAGAGAAATTGGTCTATAATTAGAGGATAAAAAATGTTCACCTTTTTTGAATAGAGGTATTACCATAGCAGTCTTCCATTGGTTAGGAAACTTACATTGAATTAAggataaattaaataataactAAGGGAATGCATACAGTTTCAGCagtatttttcaacatttcatgACTAATAGTATCTTTACCAGTAGCTTTGTTTAATTTAAGATTCAAAAGAATATCCTTTACTTCACTAAcagataaaataatattttcaatagtATTATTACCTCTTGATGTAAATTCAGGAATATCAATTGGTTCATCAATACTTTCAGATATGGAGCAAAAGAAAGAGTTCAACAAATCAGCTTTCTTCTTATTATCATATACCAATTCACCTTTAGTACTGTCGTATAGTGAAGGAATTGATTCCGATTTACCCGATTTTCCAATTAAACGATGCATTAGTTTCCAATAAGACTTAGAATCATGTACGGCAAAATTGTTTATAATACCATTTATATTTTCGAAAAACGATAATTTAGCagtttttttcatgttatttaccCTGTTTCGCTGTTGCTTGAATTTCAGTATGTCAACCGGACGATTAGATTTGCGTGCTTTTTTATGGAATCTGTCCCTTTTCCTGATCTCTTTGCGTAGTTCTGAATTAAACCATGGTTTGTCAGATTTCCCTATAGTTACAGTTTTcttagatatacacatgttagCAAAGGTGAGGAAAGAATTAGTAAATAGTTCACATGCTTCGTCTACAGTACAGTTTTCCATCCTATCTTGCCATGGAAACTCTCTAATAAGACTATTAAACTTTTCATAATCAGCATTTTTATATATCCAAACATCTCGTTTATATGTTTTGAAAATCTTACCCGGTAATTGTACAACAATATGTGTGGCAGAGTGATCACTTACTTCGTTTTCGACAGGGATAACAGAGGCTTCTAAAATATTAACAGTATCACTTACAAGTATAGGGTCAATAAGTGTACTAGAACGAGCAGCGACACGAGTAAGTTCTTGTATTACGTTTGTTAGAATAAAAAGAAGTATTAGTTCATTGAGTCTATGATTTCGAATTCTAAGCAAATCAATATTAATGTCACCAAGTATAATAATGTTAGAACTAATACCTAGCGCAGTCTCAATACATGATTGGAAATTATCCCAAAATGGTATATTTGATCCTTCAGGACGATAAACCGCACAAATAAGATATGAACAGTTAGTAAACTTTAATTCTACCCAGATGATTTCGCCACCATCAAATTCTAAATCCATCCTGCGTTTGTAATGAACATCGTTTGATATATACACCATGACACCACCCCCAAAACAGTTCCTATCAAGTCTGAGTGGTTCAGAATATCCATCGATCATAAGTtcagaatttaaaatattttcatctaaATGTGTTTCAGTTAATAATATAATTGAATAGTCGTGGGCCAATAATTCAATATCAGATATTTTGTTGCGTACACTCCTTGCATTAAGGTGAAAAAACGACAGTTCATTGTGTTCATGTGCAGGTCCGGGATTGGTTTCTATGTCATTAAACAGGAGtaagataaaaacaataatgaaactAGGAttgtttaaaatacatttctgaGCACAGAAGATAATCAACATCGTTTTCTGGTATAGTGTAATTTTACGAATACtacataacaaaatgataatcaaagtactggaagtactgtaaacgaacattattgtttaaccccaaatcagtaatcttctaagtttaaagttgataaatttactgatattggtttagaaattaattgcaaataatctgaaatgtttgcagctgttctgatatgattgtacacatgcatgtttctgtaaggtcctaattgaaattggaagtttgttcatttatcttggatggatgaaaataaaatatgtcgggaaggcatcatcagttataatacagccaggactctgtgaccttattgatgccgacttctaatatgcactaaatttaggctagttccatcgttagtttggcatatttcaacttaatatgatgaaacacacataaagaattactgaaaaccaaaaccagagctgctaatcaaggcccggattaggaatgtatcctattgaaactatactaaagcatgtatggtacttcaaaacaaacaagaggcccaagggccttaacggtcatctgactctaaattaaaacccttatattatagtagtatgcattctctgtagcaagaaTATAGTgacactgttggccatggtggccatcttggatttctgaatgacccaataaataacaacacttggtaaggaccatctcaggatcatttctggtaagttagagctgaatcccgccggtggaatttgagaagaagtttgaaatagatgttgtttaggaaaaccatgattgcgcaatcatgttacaaaatggccgccattgctgccatgtcaaagtttttacgaggctgaaaaaataacaacactatgttgacTCGCCTTCCTTGAGATCCTCatccatttccagctcaatggcaccaatgaaacttgagaagaagtttaaaatgtgtttttcaagaagGCGACcgcggcggccatcttggatttcggaccgacccgaaaaataacaacacttggtcaggatcatctgaggaacatttcaggcaagtttcagcccaacagcactggttaaacttgagaagtttaaaatgtgttttcaaaatggccgctatggcggccatcttggatttcggatcagCCCGAAAAATAagaacacttggtcaggatcatctcaggatcatttcaggcaagtttcagcccaacagcactggtggaacttgagaaaaagtttaaaatgtgtttttcaagatggcggctatggcggcccttttggatttcggaccgactcgaaaaataacaacacttggtcggaatcatatcaggatcatttcaggcaagtttcagctcaaaagcactggtggaacttgagaagaattttaaaatgtgttttcaaaatggcggctgtggcagccatcttggatttcggactgacccgaaaaataacaacacttgatcgggatcatatcaggatcatttcaggcaagtttcagctcaaaagcactggtggaacttgagaagaagtttaaaatgtgttttcaaaatggcggctgtggcagccatcttggatttcagactgaccagaaaaataacaacacttggtcaggatcatctaaggaacatttcaggcaagtttcagcccaacagcactggtggaacttgagaagaagtttaaaatgtgttttcaaaatggcggctgtcgcggccatcttggatttcagactgacccgaaaaataacaacacttggtcaggaccatcccagcatcatttcaggcaagtttcagctcaatcccactggtggaacttgagaagaagtttgaaatgtgaaaagtctacgtacggcgcacgacgacggacgaagcatgatgactataggtcattcTGActctttgggtcagatgacctaaaaacttgactccttttgttctggaatcatttgatgttaataaatcttgatatgagaagatatacttctggtataattacagtattgcaAACAATGTGATAgcaaccagataaagactatcttcatcgaataattcagcaaacagaaaaagaaaacttcgaagcttcattttcaacttcaaacctgatcacaaagattacagtccattcgatgggatgacacattccctatttattgtccttttccaatgttgatcatccaatcatactgtaccacacagttcagcaatgtaattgcacaaatcacacctttatgtggagagaacatctttgggggtgttataagattccataactgtatgcaaatttgtgaagcattccatatctataactatatatataccgtatgtgtatatatttacacatcaaaattggaatgacacaggagatttgcaactttaagttcaccatcagtcatgggaggtttatgtaaaatgttatatttaccggggtaattagtaattttgagaatatatttatgaagctctattctgtactttctaccagtgcttagagaatggacacaattatatgttctccaatgtcaaaattaatcatatgtaaaatattaggggtttatttgaccgagaagtatttaatttttttgtaatcattcgccatttGAGACCTGATTGCTgtcatagttgaattaccaaaatggacctgaaatcaatatttttaaaagagaatgatcaatgatttgaatatttcataaacataatttaatacatcgtttattcacttcattcagatcttcagacaccaaataatttgtgaagtaatataaagaaatatatgaaccattttgttattgatttatagttcacacaagtaagcactagatgtaagcagtacgtatatgtaccgctatctactggcatgactttgagtacagtagactacactggctttgtggatattgacaggctagcatatatttacatactaattcaattttagaattgaaactgaaatcttgtaacagcatggcactaatagtcatctgaacatttgttgtatattgaaaaaatacttaaggtaaatattaactcatttgcttgacttcaattttcagtttatcaattcattgattactccgtgtttgaagtatggtgtagtgagaatttcaagtcttgatcatgacttgatgaacattctaaattaacaaattattaaaatgaatttgaaaaataacacaagttccacagcaatattatatagagaatcaatcacaatatatcagaagttataaaactacaaataacaattaacggctgaatatcaaattaagtgaatatcacaagtatttttgcatttgtttttagataatccggatttccgttttccgtttTTTAcgtagacgtagtgcatagtaaacgtagccatgtaacagctgattttaatcagattggcttaacatgaacttaacaccgtctcagtagttcgtcacaatcgaaaatttagtcgtgaattcggtattttgcaaatgatttcaaaatacttccagggaaatgaaaaacaaattcatatggtctttatacacacaccaaagattactatattgggtccattctctcgtaaaaatatcgattttgggtccactatcggccatttcggcaattcaactctaacgacaatcgggccgcgattcgcaaatgaaaaattaatttaaaaatcggtcctgtaatattttacatatgatacaattaggcattgaggaacatatatttgggtcaattctctgaaaataatgccaatttatattataattgagccccatttttcttcgcgtcggtatttccaagtccgcttcacctgtggtccgtttcagtaaatattctcgtctttgccgaaataaaaccaaactatataattgttcattttaaacatgacaacaactgccaaccacacgtatccaaaaatgtttttgttgatatcatctgaatattgccgtagttatctgtcacttcgattgtaaaccccatgccaaagtcatggaagaatcgaccaatcaaattggtataacttttgatttccgtaatcttgcagttacctcccttacaacagtaaagacgttccaagtatcgcctacaacaagaaatcccgtgcacataacaagatattatcatttgcatttgatgtattggtcgttttcgtcaaatagaaatggtatatggaaatcgatgacatcgttaacgctatgaccagtcatcCTGACCACAAATACCACTTTATTGtaagcctatacatatgtacagttctttctcgcaaacacgtacagtaaTCTATGATACAAcgtatcgtctcgtatgccgtttttgatatatttctttctctaaattatataaatacacacctagttgaaaatgatgtaacattctagaatatatatattacacatttaagtaaatcgcggacatatttgcagacctatgctataatgtcagccgttttggaatgaacacggaagagcaaaactttcaaaacatccggagacgaatgcgcctgcgcaatagttgtttacataaatatattgacctggagttgttcgcaaagttcaggttcatttagtcttcacatttcgctagcgttatgcatttctcaaatcgtatgcatcttgaaaacatctactgaatacatttcaacattttcggcAAAACTAttatataaaacgaagatgtttttgcacataaattatttgaagcgtaaggccaTGGGGGCAGCcattttcattgaaacagacagtagatggcgtattggtgaatgtggctaccaaatatggtcatatttctcagtccagttcttgatggcaataaccgaacattaatgttcgtttaaaaagtAAGATGTAAGTCGGTGACCAAATATAATTACCAAAAATTAATTTGCCATACACTTTAAAATAATAAGTTCCGATTGCCATTCTGTACAAGACTAAATCAATGCACATTTTgctacatgtattgtaaacttGAAATTTGTGACACATGTACAGAGAAAGGCAAGGGGAcagaagtaaaaaaaatcttggaaCTGGTATGGGTAACACTGGCtatattatttgtaataaacatacaaaaatatttacaagaaCATAagagtaaaataataaaaagactTGTCATTCGTTTCAAACGAGAAAAGATACTTTTGGTCATTACACGTGTATCCTTCAATAGAAGGAGGATCGGGAGCTTAACTTCTTAAAATTGCTGCTGAATAACTTATacttaataaaaacatataaattgAGATtctatttaaaagtttttgaatatTCAAATCATCTAAATTACAGCTGAACAGTTCATTGGGTCATGAttgaatattacattttttcacataatttgttgtattttgtttattttataactaAGGTAGCCGAGTTGAACATAAGAGCAAAAATTGTCAAACAATAAAGATAGCCACAAATAGACAAAAGGCTTTTGGTAATTAATGTTGAAAGTTAGAGACAAGCGAAGAATCAGTTCCACGTGAAGGTTGATTGTCAAAGCGAGTTGATAACcgattatatacattgtatacaaacataTGGAATCTGACATGTTGATCTTTTCATATCTATTCATTCAATTTTCACAGTACCATTCAGGGGTGTATCACAATTGCAGGTATCACCACCAGTTTCCAAAACGAAAAACTGATTCCCCTCACATCCAGCATTGATATTTAAGACTGGGTTTTGATCAGCTGTGAAGCGTGCCTCGTCACATTTCGTCCATCGATCTCCTACTAAGAATTGGAAATCACAAAAGCATGCTTTCCTTTTCTCATGAAAACTTTTCCCGTCGCGCCGAAAATCTTCAACGAATGCGGCACAATCGCAAATCAACTTTCCTTCTGTCAAAGTCTTGAGCGTAGCGATATGGAACCACGAGTTCTTCCTCTGGTCAAAGTAATGTCCGGAGTAGGCTGTCCATTTGCCGTCCGTCTCTGCATCCACTCGGAATGGTGTATCTTCATCTATTTCCCAGTTGTATGGTAAAAGGCACCGAAGGCCCGTGCCCTCACCTCCGAATCTCTGGATGTCTACACCTTCACCTTTGTATGTAGCCTTTGCTTGTCGGTCAACATCCGGGTCATCATCAGTCTTATTATCCCAGACGGAAAATATAACAACCTTTTTCCCGTCATACAACTGTTGAATCCCCATATATCCACACCGGAAGTTGATAGCGCAGAAATATGTACCGGTCTGACAACGACGGACACAAATGGTGTTTCGGGCGGAAGTGGCGGAATCGGGCACTTTGTATCTGAGGTGGACAGACCGAGCGGCACGTGGTTCCACGCCTTTGTTGGCCATGTTACTTCCTGGAAATACAGAATCGGAGTTAGGTAAAGAATATGAGTTACTAGTAGAAAGAGTCTTTCCAATAAGTACGACAAGTATTGACAGCCTTTTCATTAACAGTGGTAACACTTTCTTATCTAGGTGCTATATAGATTCAAAACTGACACTGGCCGCAATGATACACTAAATCAGAATAGCCGCAGTGATCAATATACCAGGCACTTCGTTGAGACCCAGCATCCCTTTAAAACAtgtgtatctattcaaatgatgGGTAGGCCTATATAAGTGTGTCTGCAGATAGCGCTTCTGAAATCTTTATCTTTATCTGTAGCAAGATTGTTCCAATTTCTCCAAAGAGGAAATACATATACCAAAAAATCCTGAATTAGCATTGCAATCTCTCAAAACACCAGTTAATGATACGGTCATGGACCTGTCAAAACACCAGTTAATGATACGGTCATGGACCTGTCAAAACACCAGGTAATGATACGGTCATGGACCTGTCAAAACACCAGCTAATGATACGGTCATTGACCTGTCAAAACACCAGTTAATGATACGGTCATTTATCTCTCAAAACACCAGTTAATGATACGGCCATGGACCTGTCAAAATACCAGTTAATGATACGGTCATTTATCTCTCAAAACACCAGTTAATGATACGGTCATGGACCTGTCAAAACACCAGTTAATGATACGGTCATTTATCTCTCAAAACACCAGTTAATGATACGGTCATTTATCTCTCAAAACACCAGTTAATGATACGGTCATTTATCTCTCAAAACACCAGTTAATGATACGGTCATTTATCTCTCAAAACACCAGTTAATGATACGGCCATGGACCTGTCAAAACACCAGTTAATGATACGGTCATTTATCTCTCAAAACACCAGTTAATGATACGGCCATGGACCTGTCAAAACACCAGTTAATGATACGGTCATTTATCTCTCAAAACACCAGTTAATGATACGGTCATTTATCTCTCAAAACACCAGTTAATGATACGGTCATTTATCTCTCAAAACACCAGTTAATGATACGGTCATTTATCTCTCAAAACACCAGTTAATGATACGGTCATTTATCTCTCAAAACACCAGTTAATGATACGGCCATTGACCTCTCAAAACACTAGTTAAGGATACGGCCATGGACCTGCCTTGTTTATAGTGGATTCTTAAATTCTAAACAATTCTTTATCAACAATGacaaatgaccctagctgttaataggatgttaaataaaataaaccaaactaatcCTATCCAATTTAAAACTTAGCACatgatatacatatcataaacaTCGTAAGACACgcgtgtaataacactattgtgacgtcataacagATATGTGACGCCACGTGATTGCCTGTGTAGACGAAAATGTCCCATCCGAGCCGGATTTATCCTGTCTTAAGAAACGTTTATTGGGGATGTTTTTGCTAATATTGTCATAAATAGTAATAGTATGATAATAGATGTCTTAGGATATGTATTAAACTCGTCCATAATTTGATATgacatagccactcatgtaagataaTCTTTTTTCGATATGATTTATGAAATTGAAAAGGACATAAGGGCCAATCAAATGATTATATTGTTCTTTAATGAGAGAGTTTTCTtcttattgataatatttatattacatcGGAAGTACCTTATTTATCAGGGCATATATTTCCGTGTACACCTTACACAACGAGCTCGTACTTTCATTACACGTAAACAGTGTCTACGCCCAGATATATACGCATGAATATGTGAATCGATTCGGCGCCTATATAAAATTGCAGAGACGAGACTCAATAAGAGTGACATTGTTTATAGATAGTTTTTGTACAACCCTCTACTGATCATCTAGCCTGTTCTCACCTTATTTCCTTCCCGGTAGACAGAAATCCGAGCTGGTAGTAATTGGGTGTCGGTGGGAAGAAATGCCCTTCATTATATAGTGCACTTCTAGCCTTACACAAGTCatcaaaaccaaaataaaaacgGCAGTTCATGCATAGCTGGAACAAGTTCTGTAAATTAGGATACAGCATCGAAAAGGGAAAGCAATCAGGTTGTCTAAaaccttccttccttccttccttcctaaGTTTAGAACATGCTCGCATTATGATATATTAGTATACATGAAATTGGTCGGTACTAGTATTCTATACGGTCGCTGTCACTCGGGTGACCGGAGCAGGCTTCTATGACATGGAAAATTTTAATTGGAAAACTTATTATAGGTAATGTTAAAAGTATCGTCTTAACCCAAAAAGGGATGCAACTCCAACACAGACTACAGTTTAGTATTTTGGATTTGATTCTGCCTTGTTGACTGCAAGGTGGAATTTAATATTGACAGATTTTGGAGATACAGTTTAGGGAAAGACAGAGAAGGCTGGACGGCAGACGGTGGCCAACGAACGGAGATGATGAGAAGAGTATCGTAATGTAATTGTTTATCAAACTTTTGCTAAAAAAAACTCGTCAACAGGTATTAAATAATAGATTAGTGTTTCCCcgaattttgaaacaaaaactaAGGAATAAAAACGGTCAGATACGAACCAAAACACAGCTCTCGGAAGGATACACCGTTGACCGCTAGATCAAAGATTCCAGTTCGACGATATATagataaagaaattaattatcaGTTATTTTTATTGGATATCATTTTCGAGTCTCTCGATaagtaataaataaatcaatataaacaacTGAACACATTTCACAGTTAATTATGATCTAAAGCTGCATCAGATTCGGGGAAAAAGTAAGATCATTATTCTTTCATGATTAttgcttattttttgttattttagtgtttgtttgtttgtttgtttttttattgtttttttttttttttttttatatttatttatttttggtttcTTTGTgagtgtttttgttgttgttgttgttttctgtgTAACACTGTATCTCATTTTGTACAACTTCCATTAagtcatatataactacatttttttgtattcgAAAGAGCGTTTGGCCCATAACACACTCCATTGAGGAATTCCACTAGTTGGAGTATGAATCATTCAATACCACTCTGTTTCTAATCATGTAAAATTCCTTAATCCAATTTAAGACATCGCCGATAATTCCACAACTTTCTAGAGTTTTTAGTAATCTTTCATGGAGTGCAATGTCAAATGATTTTTCGAAATTTAAATATAGGATATCAATAATTGCAGAAGGCTGATTTAACAATATTGCAATCTTTTCAAGGGTGCACTGTGGTTGACTTTCACAGCAcgttgggttttttgggggttttttttgttgttgttttttttgtacagGCTCTCATTTCATAAAATTAAAGCTTTCCTTTAATTTCGAAAATCACTGCAAAACAATAGCATTACCATTCGGAGAGTCCTACAAGAAAAAATATGTTGCCGCTTGTATAGAACAGAACGCTATGCGGACTCGTCAAGCGCACCACGTGACTCCATTCGGCGACTGTTATTTAGTTAAAGTATTTACTTTATGGTTTATATCTGTCCTTTACTCCATGCTTAACCGAAATAATATAGTTTCGTAAAAGTAATGgaggatatctaacaatgtcttcaataatactaaatatatttgacggataatattttgatatacgagtgaaaaatatccaaatgttagccacacgagtgaaatttATTTGGTATGAAACTGAAGATACTctttgatattctgtttattacattttatagcaaaatctaTCGGGGCAGCTTTAAGTTCTCCCATTGTCGTTTTTATAAGCAgtgctttgattggtcaaatcagaaaaagtgatattttcaaaatatcagaaaatatcA from Pecten maximus chromosome 11, xPecMax1.1, whole genome shotgun sequence harbors:
- the LOC117337866 gene encoding uncharacterized protein LOC117337866; the protein is MANKGVEPRAARSVHLRYKVPDSATSARNTICVRRCQTGTYFCAINFRCGYMGIQQLYDGKKVVIFSVWDNKTDDDPDVDRQAKATYKGEGVDIQRFGGEGTGLRCLLPYNWEIDEDTPFRVDAETDGKWTAYSGHYFDQRKNSWFHIATLKTLTEGKLICDCAAFVEDFRRDGKSFHEKRKACFCDFQFLVGDRWTKCDEARFTADQNPVLNINAGCEGNQFFVLETGGDTCNCDTPLNGTVKIE